In a genomic window of Sphingomonas lutea:
- a CDS encoding DNA-3-methyladenine glycosylase family protein: MVRTAQSIRQSVEALAAREPAFARVIEKHGIPEPRTSEPGVQTLLRTIVGQQVSVAAARSMWAKLEAAFGSPPDLERLLAASDEELRAAGISRQKAAYIRSLAKLVLSGELALDELPADDEEAIALLTRIKGIGRWSAEIYLLFAEGRGDVFPAGDLAVMVEIGRVMGLSDRPSEKQLREMAEPWRPHRGAAAVLAWHHYSYGCEDCSGVKAKSRRKSEAPL, translated from the coding sequence ATGGTCCGCACCGCGCAGAGCATCCGCCAAAGCGTCGAGGCCCTTGCCGCGCGCGAACCAGCCTTTGCGCGCGTGATCGAGAAGCACGGGATCCCCGAGCCGCGAACAAGCGAACCGGGCGTCCAGACGCTGCTGCGCACGATCGTCGGCCAGCAAGTCAGCGTAGCGGCGGCGCGATCAATGTGGGCCAAGCTGGAGGCAGCGTTCGGATCGCCGCCCGACCTTGAGCGGTTGCTTGCGGCGAGCGACGAGGAACTGCGCGCCGCAGGCATATCGCGTCAGAAGGCGGCTTACATTCGTAGCCTGGCCAAACTTGTCCTGTCAGGCGAGCTCGCGCTTGACGAGCTGCCGGCCGACGATGAGGAGGCGATTGCCTTGCTCACACGCATCAAGGGCATCGGTCGCTGGTCGGCGGAGATCTATTTGCTCTTTGCCGAAGGGCGCGGCGATGTTTTCCCGGCCGGCGACCTTGCCGTGATGGTCGAGATCGGCCGCGTCATGGGGCTGTCCGACCGCCCCAGCGAGAAGCAATTGCGTGAAATGGCCGAGCCGTGGCGACCTCATCGGGGTGCCGCCGCAGTCCTCGCCTGGCACCATTACTCATACGGTTGTGAAGACTGTTCCGGCGTCAAAGCTAAGAGCAGGCGCAAAAGCGAGGCGCCCCTTTAG
- the rlmB gene encoding 23S rRNA (guanosine(2251)-2'-O)-methyltransferase RlmB encodes MSRRKKSHQSHGTANRPRFWGKHAVAAALDNPDRKVLRAWATREAAGFMQFPKDVPLTLSEAPDLGRLVPNDAPHQGVVIEVEPLEDAWLDELIASPSPDAVLLVLDQVTDPHNVGAILRSAAAFGAVGIVTQDRHSPPESGVVAKAASGALERVKWARVVNLARALEEIGDAGFWRIGLTGDADALLKDALGATASALVLGAEGPGLRPNTREHCDALARLPITDAVESLNVSNAAAIALYAASSR; translated from the coding sequence ATGTCCCGCCGCAAGAAATCTCACCAAAGCCACGGCACCGCCAACCGGCCGCGCTTCTGGGGCAAGCATGCCGTAGCAGCCGCGCTCGACAATCCCGACCGCAAGGTTCTGCGCGCCTGGGCAACGCGCGAGGCGGCGGGCTTCATGCAATTTCCAAAGGACGTGCCGCTGACCTTGTCGGAAGCGCCGGACCTGGGTCGCCTCGTCCCCAATGACGCCCCGCATCAGGGTGTAGTGATCGAGGTCGAGCCGCTCGAGGACGCTTGGCTCGACGAGCTGATCGCAAGCCCATCGCCCGACGCCGTTCTCCTGGTGCTCGACCAAGTGACCGACCCACATAACGTCGGCGCGATCCTGCGTTCGGCTGCGGCTTTTGGCGCCGTCGGGATCGTCACGCAGGACCGTCACTCGCCGCCCGAAAGCGGCGTCGTCGCGAAGGCTGCTTCGGGCGCGCTCGAACGCGTGAAGTGGGCGCGCGTGGTCAATCTTGCTCGGGCGCTTGAGGAGATTGGCGATGCCGGCTTCTGGCGCATCGGACTGACCGGCGACGCCGACGCCCTGCTTAAGGATGCGCTGGGCGCGACCGCCTCCGCGCTGGTGCTGGGGGCGGAAGGACCGGGACTTCGCCCGAACACGCGTGAGCATTGCGATGCCCTGGCGCGGTTGCCGATTACCGATGCCGTGGAAAGTCTCAACGTCTCCAACGCCGCTGCCATCGCATTGTACGCGGCGAGCAGCCGCTGA
- a CDS encoding helix-turn-helix domain-containing protein — protein sequence MSDAEQGAASPAEDDMTARVGRLSAGQLDCLRLVNEHLSSKEIAAELSISPHTVDQRIRQSLQILGVERRAQAARIVSQHSGTYQRLIHQSPHIEPATGSDHCDGAVRLQIRTLIAQGGLAELVS from the coding sequence GTGTCCGACGCCGAGCAGGGGGCCGCGAGCCCTGCGGAAGACGACATGACAGCTCGCGTTGGACGGCTGAGTGCCGGCCAGCTCGATTGTTTGCGGCTGGTGAACGAGCATCTTTCGTCCAAGGAAATCGCCGCGGAGCTCTCCATCTCCCCGCACACCGTCGACCAGCGCATCCGCCAGTCGCTTCAGATTCTCGGCGTCGAACGCCGGGCCCAGGCTGCGCGCATCGTGTCACAGCACAGCGGCACATATCAGCGCTTGATACATCAATCGCCGCACATTGAGCCGGCTACCGGCAGCGATCATTGCGATGGGGCGGTCAGACTTCAGATTCGCACGCTGATCGCGCAGGGAGGGCTGGCGGAGCTGGTTTCCTAA
- a CDS encoding Ku protein — translation MAARPIWRGQIRLALVSIPVEIYSATKSGAQIQFHQVHEPTGKRIKYEKVVPGHGPVDRDEIVKGYEVSKGHYVLLDPEEIESVKLESRKTLDLVQFVDDDGIDPMYFEKPYYVVPADDLAEEAYVVLRQALKDAKKIGIGQMAMRGQEYVVALKPMDRGLVLETLRYADEVNKASGFFRDIGDTKPDPDLLDMASMLIERKAGEFNPADFHNRYVDALKELIAEKQKKKGEKVIQDPDADAAPPKGSNVIDLMAALKKSLGEDKKKAPAKKAASKKESTKAPARKRA, via the coding sequence ATGGCTGCGCGACCGATCTGGAGAGGTCAAATCCGATTGGCCTTGGTGTCGATCCCGGTCGAAATCTATTCGGCGACGAAGAGTGGCGCTCAGATCCAGTTTCACCAGGTCCACGAACCGACGGGCAAGCGGATCAAGTATGAGAAGGTGGTCCCGGGGCACGGACCCGTCGACCGCGACGAGATTGTCAAAGGTTATGAGGTATCAAAGGGCCATTACGTTCTTCTCGACCCCGAAGAAATCGAGAGCGTGAAGCTCGAAAGCCGAAAGACGCTCGACCTTGTTCAGTTCGTCGACGACGACGGCATCGACCCGATGTATTTTGAAAAGCCGTATTACGTCGTCCCCGCAGACGATCTTGCTGAGGAGGCGTATGTCGTCCTGCGCCAGGCGCTCAAGGATGCCAAGAAGATCGGCATCGGCCAGATGGCGATGCGCGGCCAGGAATATGTCGTGGCGCTGAAGCCGATGGATCGGGGGCTGGTGCTGGAGACGTTGCGCTACGCCGATGAGGTCAACAAGGCCTCGGGCTTCTTCCGCGACATCGGCGACACCAAGCCCGATCCCGACCTGCTCGACATGGCGTCGATGCTGATCGAGCGCAAAGCTGGAGAGTTCAATCCTGCGGACTTCCACAATCGTTACGTTGACGCCCTCAAGGAATTGATCGCCGAAAAGCAGAAGAAGAAGGGCGAAAAAGTCATCCAGGATCCGGACGCCGACGCGGCGCCGCCCAAGGGGTCCAACGTCATCGATCTGATGGCCGCGCTGAAAAAGAGCCTCGGCGAGGATAAGAAGAAAGCGCCCGCGAAGAAGGCCGCCTCAAAGAAAGAATCAACCAAGGCTCCGGCCCGCAAGCGAGCGTAA
- the ligD gene encoding DNA ligase D has translation MAGRKPLDIDTYNAKRDFAKTKEPRGRKLKGKGDSFVVQKHYASRLHWDFRLELDGVLKSWAVPKGPSLDPGENRLAMRTEDHPLDYGTFEGTIPKGEYGGGTVMLWDRGRWIPDPRKDPTKTIEEGHLHFTLEGERMRGEWVMFRLKPKPGEKAEPWMLKKVTDDFADPGNGNALVDNCVTSVTTDRTMAEIASGADVWRSNRGGQKGGRARKKTAKAPPAFEAPQLATLVDDVPTGNGWLHELKYDGYRLQLAVGDGMATAWTRNGLDWSDKFKALVKAAARLPAGCLIDGEAVALDDDGRPSFQLLQSTLKEQRGANLAFYAFDLLVDRGEDIRKLPNLERKARLAALLEAVPPPILYGDHVVGRGADLFREVCKQGGEGIISKKADAAYKGIRSRNWLKIKCIQRQEFVIVGWSDSDKRRGFRSLLLGVRDGRKLRYAGKVGTGFNAALIEELMGLMTKLEVDKAPVEVPRADRKGTHWIKPKLVAEVAFTEMTDDGVLRHPSFIALRSDKPAEDVVREKPKKLKKAEKKGERPTAASFGIEISSPDRVIYPELKLTKLDLADYYAAVDPLFMIDGGNRPMTLVRCPGGRTGECFFQKHDKGMFGEHVKQVPIKEKDGSTEDYLYLDDIRGALACVQMGTIEFHGWGSRIDKVEHPDRLVFDLDPDVGLDFAKVKGAAVRLRAILQDLGLHSFPLLSGGKGIHVVVPLDASRDWPTVKSFADRFSRAIAEAEPETFTANIRKVERKGRIFIDWLRNQRGATAVMPYSARAREGAPVAAPVAWSELDDFGSGAHFSIRDADLLLERAASKALAGWGQAKQALPDA, from the coding sequence ATGGCGGGGCGCAAGCCGCTCGACATCGACACGTACAATGCCAAGCGCGACTTCGCGAAAACGAAGGAGCCGCGCGGGCGGAAGCTTAAGGGTAAGGGCGACAGCTTCGTCGTCCAGAAGCATTACGCGTCGCGGCTGCACTGGGACTTCCGGCTCGAGCTGGACGGCGTGCTCAAGAGCTGGGCAGTGCCCAAGGGGCCGAGCCTCGACCCGGGCGAAAACCGCCTCGCCATGCGGACCGAGGACCATCCGCTCGACTATGGCACGTTCGAAGGCACCATCCCCAAGGGCGAATATGGCGGCGGCACGGTGATGCTATGGGATCGGGGCCGTTGGATTCCGGACCCGCGCAAGGACCCGACGAAGACCATCGAGGAAGGCCACCTCCACTTCACCCTCGAAGGCGAGCGCATGCGCGGGGAATGGGTGATGTTCCGCCTCAAGCCCAAGCCTGGCGAAAAGGCCGAGCCGTGGATGCTCAAAAAGGTAACCGACGACTTTGCCGACCCCGGCAATGGGAACGCGCTTGTCGATAATTGCGTGACCAGCGTGACCACCGACCGGACGATGGCCGAAATCGCCAGCGGCGCCGACGTCTGGCGGTCGAATCGTGGCGGTCAAAAGGGCGGGCGGGCGCGAAAGAAGACGGCGAAAGCACCGCCCGCCTTTGAAGCGCCACAGCTAGCGACCCTGGTCGACGATGTGCCGACTGGCAACGGCTGGCTGCACGAGCTGAAATATGACGGCTATCGGCTGCAGCTGGCGGTGGGGGACGGGATGGCGACCGCCTGGACTCGCAACGGCCTCGATTGGAGCGACAAGTTCAAGGCGCTGGTCAAGGCGGCGGCGCGTCTGCCTGCCGGCTGCTTGATTGATGGCGAAGCGGTCGCGCTCGACGATGACGGCCGGCCGAGCTTTCAGCTGCTGCAGTCGACGCTGAAGGAGCAGCGCGGCGCCAACCTCGCCTTCTACGCCTTCGACCTTCTGGTCGATCGCGGCGAGGACATCCGCAAGCTGCCCAACCTCGAGCGCAAGGCGCGTCTCGCGGCGTTGCTTGAGGCCGTGCCGCCGCCGATCCTTTACGGCGACCACGTTGTCGGCCGCGGTGCCGACCTGTTCCGCGAGGTGTGCAAGCAGGGCGGCGAAGGCATCATCTCCAAGAAAGCCGATGCGGCCTATAAGGGTATCCGGTCGCGCAACTGGCTGAAGATCAAATGCATCCAACGGCAGGAGTTTGTCATCGTCGGCTGGTCCGACAGCGACAAGCGCCGCGGCTTCCGCTCATTGCTGCTCGGCGTACGTGACGGGCGCAAGCTGCGCTACGCGGGCAAGGTCGGGACGGGTTTCAACGCCGCGCTGATCGAAGAGCTGATGGGACTGATGACCAAGCTGGAGGTCGACAAGGCCCCGGTCGAGGTGCCGCGCGCCGACCGCAAGGGCACGCACTGGATCAAGCCCAAGTTGGTGGCTGAGGTCGCATTCACCGAAATGACCGACGATGGCGTTTTGCGGCACCCGAGTTTCATTGCCCTGCGTTCGGACAAGCCGGCAGAGGATGTCGTGCGCGAAAAGCCCAAGAAGCTGAAGAAAGCGGAGAAGAAGGGCGAGCGGCCAACGGCTGCCAGCTTCGGCATCGAGATCAGCAGTCCCGATCGCGTCATCTATCCCGAACTCAAGCTGACCAAGCTCGACCTTGCCGATTATTATGCGGCGGTCGATCCGTTGTTCATGATCGACGGTGGCAATCGCCCGATGACCCTGGTCCGCTGTCCGGGCGGGCGTACCGGCGAATGTTTCTTCCAAAAGCACGACAAGGGCATGTTCGGCGAACATGTGAAGCAGGTTCCGATCAAGGAGAAAGACGGGTCGACGGAGGATTATCTCTACTTGGATGACATCCGCGGCGCGCTCGCCTGTGTGCAGATGGGGACAATCGAATTCCACGGCTGGGGCAGCAGGATTGACAAGGTCGAACATCCCGACCGGCTGGTGTTCGACCTCGACCCCGATGTCGGGCTCGATTTTGCCAAGGTGAAGGGCGCCGCCGTACGACTTCGCGCGATCCTGCAGGACTTGGGCCTGCACAGCTTTCCATTGCTGTCGGGCGGCAAAGGCATTCACGTCGTCGTTCCACTCGATGCGTCGCGCGACTGGCCGACGGTCAAGAGCTTCGCCGATCGCTTCAGCCGAGCGATCGCCGAGGCGGAGCCGGAGACCTTCACCGCCAACATCCGCAAGGTCGAGCGCAAGGGCCGCATCTTCATCGACTGGCTGCGCAACCAGCGCGGCGCGACGGCGGTCATGCCGTACTCCGCCCGCGCGCGGGAAGGCGCGCCCGTCGCCGCGCCGGTGGCGTGGAGCGAACTCGACGATTTCGGCAGCGGCGCGCACTTCAGCATCCGGGATGCGGATCTGCTGCTGGAACGCGCAGCGTCGAAGGCCCTTGCCGGATGGGGCCAGGCGAAGCAGGCGCTGCCCGACGCTTGA
- a CDS encoding HWE histidine kinase domain-containing protein — protein MLDTALDAVCVMDSSGIVVGWNEHAAECFGWRRDEAMGRRLSDLIVPEPLRAAHEAGIVHFLATGEGPVLNRRIEVPALHRDNNQITVELSVTATEQFGERLFIGFIRDISDRRAATERQQRLLQESDHRVKNMLTVVAAIAHQTARASPDVDAFIKTFNGRLEALARSHALLANKAWDEVALTSLAEQVLSADVAMGRARFGGPEILLPPARVLGLSMILHELYTNAVKYGALCTDRGRIDLDWDRKGEEVELVWVETGPPCPRATTSTGFGQRMIAMAVEADLNGSIERDWRPDGLTAVIRFPID, from the coding sequence GTGCTCGACACGGCGCTCGATGCCGTGTGCGTGATGGATTCCAGCGGCATCGTCGTTGGTTGGAACGAGCATGCCGCCGAATGTTTCGGCTGGCGCCGGGACGAGGCCATGGGCCGGCGGCTAAGCGACTTGATCGTCCCCGAACCGCTGCGCGCCGCGCATGAAGCGGGAATCGTCCATTTTCTGGCGACGGGCGAAGGGCCGGTCCTCAACCGCCGGATCGAGGTTCCTGCCCTGCACCGCGACAACAACCAGATCACGGTCGAGCTGTCGGTCACCGCGACCGAGCAGTTCGGCGAACGCCTGTTCATCGGCTTCATCCGCGACATTTCCGACCGCCGCGCGGCGACCGAGCGGCAGCAGCGGCTGCTCCAGGAATCGGATCATCGCGTCAAGAACATGCTGACCGTCGTCGCCGCGATCGCGCACCAGACGGCGCGCGCATCACCGGATGTCGATGCCTTCATCAAGACCTTCAACGGGCGGCTGGAGGCGCTTGCCCGATCCCATGCATTGCTTGCGAACAAGGCATGGGACGAGGTCGCGCTCACCTCGCTCGCAGAACAGGTGCTCAGCGCCGACGTGGCCATGGGGCGGGCGCGCTTCGGCGGGCCCGAGATCCTGCTTCCGCCGGCCCGCGTCCTTGGGCTGTCGATGATCCTTCACGAGCTCTACACCAACGCGGTCAAATATGGTGCCCTTTGCACCGACCGAGGAAGGATTGACCTCGACTGGGACCGCAAGGGCGAAGAAGTCGAGCTTGTGTGGGTCGAGACCGGACCGCCATGCCCGCGCGCGACGACATCGACCGGCTTTGGCCAGCGGATGATCGCGATGGCAGTCGAGGCGGACTTGAACGGCTCGATCGAACGAGACTGGCGGCCCGATGGGCTGACCGCAGTGATCCGTTTCCCAATCGACTGA
- a CDS encoding penicillin acylase family protein has translation MRALILPLLWLVTTAAAPGTISQWREQAGRVTITRDDWGIAHVHGPTDADAVFGMIYAQAEDDFIRIEDNYLTALGRKAEAEGEKAIWSDLRARLFVSEDELKAQYAQSPERMRRLMDAWAAGLNYFLATHPNVRPRVLKRFEPWMVLSFTEGSIGANIESISLRDLEAFYGARKVAAAAVPLPEPHGSNGIAIAPALTQGRKALLLINPHTSFFFRTEQRVRSDEGLNVYGAATWGQFFIYQGFNDRVGWMHTTSGVDNVDEFAETIEHTGQGRCYRYGNACRPLTERRITLRYKMDNGRPGTRTFTTWSTHHGPIVKAAADGRWIAFAMMHRPVEALQQSYLRTRATDFESFMTVAQLKANSSNNTLYADAQGRIAYLHPQFVPRRDNRFDYTKPVDGSVPATDWGSLHTISELPNVINPPNGWVQNTNNWPYRAAGEFSANPVRFPRYMDQYGENFRGLRAVQLLTGSRGWTLDRLQAAAFDSRQPGFAALVPALVKAFDDLPKADPQRARLAEPIADLRRWDYRWGAESTAQTLAMAWVSALIRLQPPAPGEPTNIGTMRLNQRTTAAQKLQALDNAMKTLEQDFGRWRMPWAEVNRLQRLPSNGSANYDDNAPSIAVPFSSSLWGSLPAFASRQMPGTKRWYGERGNSFVAVVEFGPRVRARAIHAGGASGDPASPHFEDQSARFAAGALRPVYFYPDELAAHTRRTYRPGE, from the coding sequence ATGCGCGCACTTATCCTTCCGCTCCTGTGGCTCGTGACAACTGCAGCGGCGCCCGGAACAATCAGTCAGTGGCGGGAACAGGCGGGGCGGGTAACGATCACCCGCGACGATTGGGGCATCGCCCACGTCCACGGACCGACCGACGCCGACGCCGTCTTCGGCATGATCTATGCGCAGGCCGAGGACGACTTCATTCGCATCGAGGACAATTATCTGACGGCGCTCGGACGAAAAGCCGAGGCGGAAGGTGAAAAGGCGATCTGGTCCGATCTGCGCGCGCGGCTGTTCGTCAGTGAGGATGAGCTGAAGGCGCAATATGCGCAGAGCCCGGAGCGGATGCGGCGGCTGATGGATGCCTGGGCCGCGGGACTGAATTACTTTCTTGCCACCCACCCGAACGTTCGTCCGCGGGTGCTGAAGCGCTTTGAGCCATGGATGGTGCTCAGTTTCACCGAAGGCAGCATCGGCGCCAATATCGAAAGCATCAGCCTGCGCGACTTGGAGGCATTCTATGGCGCGCGGAAAGTCGCGGCCGCGGCGGTTCCGCTCCCCGAACCGCACGGCTCCAACGGCATCGCCATCGCGCCCGCGCTGACGCAGGGACGCAAGGCGCTGCTGCTGATCAACCCGCACACCAGCTTTTTCTTCCGCACCGAACAGCGGGTGCGGAGTGACGAGGGCCTCAATGTCTATGGCGCGGCGACCTGGGGACAGTTCTTCATCTACCAGGGGTTCAACGATCGCGTCGGTTGGATGCACACCACCAGCGGCGTCGACAATGTCGACGAATTCGCGGAGACCATCGAACATACCGGCCAGGGGCGCTGCTACCGCTATGGGAACGCCTGCCGACCGCTCACCGAGCGGCGCATCACGCTTCGTTACAAGATGGATAACGGGCGCCCGGGCACACGAACCTTCACGACGTGGAGCACGCATCACGGCCCGATCGTCAAGGCGGCCGCGGATGGGCGCTGGATTGCCTTCGCCATGATGCACCGCCCCGTCGAAGCGCTGCAGCAAAGCTATTTGCGGACGCGCGCGACGGATTTCGAAAGCTTCATGACCGTCGCGCAACTCAAGGCGAACAGTTCGAACAACACCCTATATGCCGACGCGCAGGGCAGGATCGCCTATCTGCACCCGCAATTCGTTCCCCGGCGCGACAATCGCTTCGATTACACCAAGCCCGTCGACGGCAGCGTGCCCGCGACCGACTGGGGTTCGCTCCATACGATCAGCGAGCTTCCCAACGTGATCAATCCGCCCAACGGCTGGGTGCAGAACACAAACAACTGGCCGTACCGCGCGGCGGGCGAGTTCAGCGCCAACCCCGTGCGCTTCCCACGCTACATGGATCAATATGGCGAAAACTTCCGCGGGTTACGCGCGGTGCAGTTGCTGACCGGAAGCCGCGGCTGGACGCTCGACCGGCTTCAGGCCGCGGCGTTCGATTCCCGCCAGCCGGGCTTTGCGGCGCTCGTGCCGGCGCTGGTCAAGGCGTTCGACGATCTGCCCAAGGCGGATCCGCAGCGCGCGCGCTTGGCCGAGCCGATCGCGGATCTTCGGCGCTGGGACTATCGCTGGGGCGCGGAGTCCACTGCGCAGACGCTGGCGATGGCGTGGGTCAGCGCGCTCATTCGCCTGCAACCGCCAGCACCCGGCGAACCGACGAACATCGGCACCATGCGGCTCAACCAGCGCACCACGGCCGCGCAGAAGCTTCAGGCGCTCGATAACGCAATGAAGACGCTCGAACAGGATTTCGGCCGCTGGCGGATGCCGTGGGCGGAAGTGAACCGGCTGCAGCGCCTGCCGTCGAACGGCTCCGCCAATTATGACGACAATGCCCCCAGTATCGCCGTCCCCTTCTCGTCCAGCCTGTGGGGATCGTTGCCCGCCTTCGCGTCGCGCCAGATGCCCGGCACCAAGCGCTGGTACGGGGAGCGCGGCAACAGCTTCGTCGCGGTGGTCGAATTCGGGCCGCGCGTCCGGGCCCGCGCGATCCACGCGGGCGGCGCCAGCGGCGATCCGGCATCGCCCCATTTCGAAGACCAGTCGGCGCGGTTCGCCGCCGGCGCTCTCCGACCCGTCTATTTCTATCCCGATGAGCTCGCAGCCCATACGCGCCGGACGTATCGCCCGGGCGAATGA
- the pip gene encoding prolyl aminopeptidase: MDIQSTSRRGLYPQIDPYETGKLDVGDGHSLYWELCGNPDGKPAVFLHGGPGGGSSPDHRRQFNPDKYKILVFDQRGCGKSTPYASLEANTTEHLVADIERLRTEVAKVDRWMVFGGSWGSTLSLAYAQAHPERATELVLRGIFLFDQHEVDWLYKEGGASAIYPEYWDEFVSLIPEGERGDLVEAYRRRLTGDDRDEQLRAAKAWSKWEGVTVTLLPNAHVIEEFTSPDKAIAIARIENHYMASGGWLAEGELLRGAEKLRGIPGVIIQGRHDSCTPPKAAWALKKAWPEVDLQIIPDGGHLFNEPGILDGLVRATDKFAGL; encoded by the coding sequence ATGGACATCCAGTCGACCAGCCGCCGCGGCCTTTACCCGCAGATCGACCCGTACGAGACTGGCAAGCTCGACGTCGGTGACGGGCACAGCCTTTACTGGGAGCTTTGCGGCAATCCGGATGGAAAGCCGGCGGTCTTCCTGCACGGGGGCCCGGGTGGCGGATCGAGCCCCGACCACCGCCGCCAGTTTAACCCCGACAAATACAAGATCCTGGTGTTCGACCAGCGCGGCTGCGGCAAGTCGACGCCTTATGCGAGCCTCGAGGCCAACACGACCGAGCATCTGGTCGCGGATATCGAGAGATTGCGGACCGAGGTCGCCAAAGTCGACCGGTGGATGGTGTTCGGCGGGTCGTGGGGATCGACGCTGTCGCTGGCCTACGCGCAGGCCCATCCCGAGCGTGCGACCGAGCTGGTACTGCGCGGCATCTTCCTGTTCGACCAACATGAGGTCGATTGGCTCTACAAGGAGGGCGGCGCCTCAGCCATCTACCCGGAATATTGGGATGAATTCGTCAGCCTCATCCCCGAGGGAGAGCGGGGCGACCTGGTCGAAGCCTATCGCCGCCGGCTCACCGGCGACGACCGCGATGAGCAATTGCGCGCGGCCAAGGCCTGGAGCAAATGGGAAGGCGTCACCGTCACTTTGCTGCCCAACGCCCATGTGATCGAGGAATTCACCAGCCCGGACAAAGCGATCGCCATTGCGCGGATCGAAAATCATTACATGGCGAGTGGCGGCTGGCTGGCGGAAGGCGAGCTGCTGCGCGGCGCGGAAAAGTTACGGGGCATCCCGGGCGTCATCATCCAGGGTCGCCACGACAGCTGCACGCCGCCCAAGGCGGCGTGGGCGCTGAAAAAGGCTTGGCCCGAGGTCGACCTGCAGATCATCCCCGACGGCGGGCATTTGTTCAACGAACCGGGCATCCTGGACGGGCTGGTCCGGGCCACCGACAAGTTTGCCGGGCTGTAG
- a CDS encoding glutamate--cysteine ligase, whose amino-acid sequence MTTRTDDSESAPIESRDDLLAVFAGGEKPRDAWRIGTEHEKFVYRCADHRAPSWDEPGGIRDLLNGLTEFGWKPVVEHGNIIALTGADGTISLEPAGQFELSGAPLENLHQTCAEAARHLEQCKTVGDRLGIGFLGVGMWPDKARTDLPIMPKGRYKIMLRYMPTVGNLGLDMMLRTCTIQVNLDYASEADMVKKFRVGLALQPVATALFANSPLTEGKPNGYKSFRSHIWEDTDPDRTGMLPFVFEHGFGYERYCDYMLDVPMYFVYRDGSYIDVAGRSFRDFLDGKLPELPGEKPRLTDWTDHLSTAFPEVRLKSFLEMRGADGGRWGRICALPAFWVGLLYDDQALDAAWDLVKHWTIAEREALRGAVPKQALEAPTPDGRTVRALAGDVLKIAAAGLSRRGFLNAAGDNEGGFLDPLHDVVASDMTPADRLLAKYHGEWGGDVSRIYEEFSF is encoded by the coding sequence ATGACGACGCGCACCGACGATAGCGAATCCGCGCCGATCGAGAGCCGCGACGATTTGCTCGCGGTGTTCGCGGGCGGTGAAAAGCCGCGCGACGCGTGGCGCATCGGTACCGAGCATGAAAAGTTCGTCTATCGCTGCGCCGACCATCGTGCGCCGTCGTGGGACGAGCCCGGCGGAATCCGGGACCTCCTCAACGGCCTGACCGAGTTCGGTTGGAAGCCGGTCGTCGAGCATGGCAACATCATCGCGCTGACCGGGGCCGACGGCACCATCAGCCTGGAACCGGCGGGACAGTTCGAGCTGTCGGGCGCGCCGCTTGAAAACCTCCACCAGACCTGCGCCGAGGCCGCGCGGCACCTGGAGCAATGCAAGACGGTCGGCGACCGGCTGGGAATCGGCTTCCTCGGTGTCGGAATGTGGCCCGACAAGGCGCGCACCGACCTGCCGATCATGCCCAAGGGCCGCTACAAGATCATGCTGCGATACATGCCAACCGTAGGCAATCTCGGTCTCGACATGATGCTTCGGACATGCACCATCCAGGTTAATCTGGATTACGCATCCGAAGCCGATATGGTAAAGAAGTTCCGAGTTGGGCTGGCGTTGCAGCCGGTCGCGACGGCGCTCTTCGCCAATTCGCCACTGACCGAGGGCAAGCCCAACGGGTACAAGAGCTTCCGCAGTCACATTTGGGAGGACACCGACCCGGACCGCACGGGGATGCTGCCCTTCGTGTTCGAGCATGGCTTCGGATACGAGCGCTACTGCGACTACATGCTCGATGTGCCGATGTACTTCGTTTACCGCGACGGCAGCTACATCGACGTCGCCGGGCGCAGCTTCCGCGATTTCCTCGACGGAAAATTGCCCGAGCTTCCTGGCGAAAAGCCGCGGCTGACCGACTGGACCGATCACCTCTCGACCGCCTTCCCGGAAGTGCGATTGAAGAGCTTTCTCGAAATGCGCGGCGCTGATGGCGGCCGCTGGGGACGCATTTGCGCCCTGCCCGCATTCTGGGTCGGGCTGCTGTACGACGATCAGGCGCTCGATGCGGCCTGGGATCTCGTCAAGCATTGGACGATCGCGGAGCGCGAGGCGTTGCGCGGCGCGGTCCCCAAGCAGGCGCTCGAGGCGCCGACGCCCGACGGGCGGACGGTGCGCGCGCTTGCCGGTGACGTCCTCAAGATTGCGGCTGCGGGACTGAGCCGGCGCGGTTTCCTCAACGCCGCGGGCGACAACGAGGGCGGCTTCCTGGACCCGTTGCATGACGTGGTGGCCAGCGACATGACGCCCGCCGATCGGCTGCTGGCCAAATATCATGGCGAGTGGGGCGGCGACGTTTCACGCATTTACGAGGAGTTCAGCTTCTGA